One window of Nocardia sp. NBC_00508 genomic DNA carries:
- a CDS encoding helix-turn-helix domain-containing protein has translation MAAGSTLPRRALGRQLRKLRERNEISQNGAARIIETSPQTYGRLEEGKVTKTTDLIINALANAFRADDVERRLLLDLAQEIRQAPTSKAGLWRAHADVIPKAFNHFLGLEESASHVVSWQTTLVPGLLQTREYRRALVWAEHPDMPPEEVERVLDLVVKRQELLTNSDFRFDAILSEAVLHYLVGGPGVTSDQFRHLVELSEIPNVSVRIVPFTAKSPVGLLTRSFVMFGFGPLPTSKQIEPPVVYVEGFVGDLYLERDVEVTQYVDVSQKLADVALPEAASRDLLLARINKELGE, from the coding sequence ATGGCCGCTGGATCTACCCTGCCGAGACGAGCTTTGGGCCGCCAGCTGCGAAAGCTGCGGGAGCGCAACGAGATCTCGCAGAACGGAGCAGCACGGATCATCGAGACGTCGCCTCAGACGTATGGCCGATTGGAGGAAGGAAAAGTCACCAAGACCACGGACCTGATCATCAATGCCCTGGCCAACGCCTTCCGGGCCGATGACGTGGAGCGCAGGCTACTGCTTGACCTGGCCCAGGAGATCCGGCAAGCCCCAACGTCAAAGGCTGGCTTGTGGCGAGCGCACGCTGATGTCATCCCGAAAGCCTTCAATCACTTCTTGGGGCTGGAAGAGTCCGCGAGCCATGTCGTCTCTTGGCAGACGACCCTGGTCCCGGGGCTGCTGCAAACCCGCGAATACCGTCGTGCGCTGGTGTGGGCAGAGCATCCGGACATGCCACCGGAAGAGGTGGAGCGCGTGCTGGACTTGGTGGTGAAGCGACAAGAACTGTTGACCAACAGCGACTTCCGTTTCGACGCGATCCTCTCTGAGGCCGTCTTGCACTATCTGGTGGGTGGCCCAGGAGTTACCTCGGATCAGTTTCGGCATCTGGTCGAGTTGTCCGAGATTCCGAATGTCTCGGTACGGATCGTGCCGTTCACGGCCAAGAGTCCAGTAGGGCTGTTGACCCGCTCGTTCGTCATGTTCGGGTTCGGGCCACTGCCAACGTCGAAACAGATCGAGCCGCCGGTTGTCTACGTGGAGGGGTTTGTCGGAGACCTCTACTTGGAGCGCGACGTCGAAGTGACACAGTATGTAGACGTATCCCAGAAGCTGGCCGATGTAGCGTTACCCGAAGCGGCATCCAGAGACTTGCTGCTGGCGAGAATCAATAAGGAGCTGGGAGAGTGA